One genomic region from Biomphalaria glabrata chromosome 7, xgBioGlab47.1, whole genome shotgun sequence encodes:
- the LOC106078469 gene encoding uncharacterized protein LOC106078469 yields MYASSLAVLLLVAMASATGGYGGGYGGGYGGGYGGGYGGGFGGFGGGLGGFGGVGLVGIGNIGGWGRGGGYGGGYGGGYGGGYGGGYGGGYGGGYGGGYGGYGKGGVGILPVLGVGGGFGGSGYGGKGY; encoded by the exons ATGTACGCCTCAAGTCTTGCTGTTCTTCTCCTGGTCGCCATGGCTAGCGCCACTGGTGGATATGGCGGTGGTTATGGTGGTGGTTACGGCGGTGGATACGGCGGTGGTTACGGAGGCGGTTTTGGAGGCTTCGGGGGTGGCCTTGGTGGTTTTGGAGGTGTTGGTCTCGTAGGCATTGGTAACATTGGCGGCTGGGGACGTGGAGGTGGATACGGCGGAGGATACGGAGGCGGATACGGAGGTGGATACGGAGGTGGATACGGAGGTGGTTACGGAGGCGGATACGGAGGAGGATATGGTGGATACGGCAAAGGAGGTGTTGGAATTTTGCCCGTTCTTGGAGTCGGTGGAGGATTTGGAGGATCTGGCTATG GTGGAAAGGGCTACTAG
- the LOC106078470 gene encoding uncharacterized protein LOC106078470, translated as MYASSLAVLLLVAMASATGGYGGGYGGGYGGGYGGGYGGGFGGFGGGLGGFGGVGLVGVGNIGGWGRGGGYGGGHGGGYGGGYGGGYGGGYGGGYGGGYGSGYGGRYGGGYGGYGKGGVGILPVLGVGGGFGGSGYGGKGY; from the exons ATGTACGCCTCAAGTCTTGCTGTTCTTCTCCTGGTCGCCATGGCTAGCGCCACTGGTGGATATGGCGGTGGTTATGGTGGTGGTTACGGCGGTGGATACGGCGGTGGTTATGGAGGCGGTTTTGGAGGCTTCGGGGGTGGCCTTGGTGGTTTTGGAGGTGTTGGTCTCGTAGGAGTTGGTAACATTGGCGGCTGGGGACGTGGAGGTGGATACGGAGGAGGACACGGAGGCGGATACGGAGGTGGATACGGAGGTGGATACGGAGGCGGATACGGAGGTGGATACGGAGGTGGATACGGAAGTGGATATGGAGGCAGATATGGAGGTGGATATGGTGGATACGGCAAAGGTGGTGTTGGAATCTTGCCCGTTCTTGGAGTCGGTGGAGGATTTGGAGGATCTGGCTATG GTGGAAAGGGCTACTAG